TTCAGACACAGGATCCGGGAGCATTTAAAAAAAGATAACCTGATTGTCACTCAGCTTGATCTTTTCGAAAACAAGCCTTTTAAAATAATCGCAGAGTATGGCAGATAAAGTATACCAGGGACAAAGCTTTTTAGATAAAACAATCGAAATGACAGGATCAATTGATAATGTCTTTTTAATGGCCCTCGAAAACAACAGATCAATCACGGATAATCTTTCAATTGGTGAAGACTTGAAGTTCACTGGAAAGCGCACAAGTGTAATTACAGAACTCTTTACTAATCTCAACAGATGCGCCACCAAATTAACAAACAGTGATTATCAGTTTATCATTGCTGATGACGGCATCGGTGCAATGATTATTGAATCCACATTTATAGTAAGATAATGGCACGAACCAGAACACAAATAAAAGCAGAAATGACAGTGCCGTTTATGGCCAGTGAAAGTAATGCGTCAAAATACGGCTTCACTGCCGGTGCTTCTTTCGATTCGGAGTTCTCACTTGTAAGTTTAGAGAACATTCTTTTTGAAATTGTGGCACTGGCTCATTTTATTCATGAGTCTTTCTTCGATCAGCATGCAAAAGAAGTTGATCAGCGCCTCGCTAATGAATATCCGGGGACACTTCCCTGGTATCGAACAATGGCGTTACGCTTTCAATTCGGTTTTAACCTGCTGGGCAATACAGATAAGTTTGATAACAGTTCCGCAACCGGTGCGCAGATCGAAGACTCTAAAATAATCAAGTATTCAGCCGTCAATGAAGTTTTTGACGGACAGCGCGTGAGAGTAATTATAAAGATAGCCGGTGAAGAAAACGGTGTTTTGACAAACTTCACCGACACAGCGCAGATCGAGGCAATTGAGAATTATTTCAAAAGAATTAAAATCGCCGGCACCTATTTAACCATTATAAACTACCGTGCAGACAAACTGTTTTTAAACTTGCAGATCAAACGTGATGCCCTGGTACTCGATGCATCCGGAATGAGTAAGCTTAACGGTAATTATCCCGTTGTTGATGCGCTTAAAGAGTTCATGAAAGAACTGGATTTTAACGGGGAGTTAAAACTATCAGCGCTCATTGATAAAATACAAACTGTTCCTGGTGTAATTGATGCGACCTTATTCGGTGCACAGAGCGCGTGGATTAATCCGGACGCGGGTGATTATGGTGATCCCCAGCCCATCACTATATCAAAGATCGCAGAGAGCGGTTATTTCGAAATAGTAACCTTTGATAACATCAGCTATGTGGTTTAATATCGATTGGAATATCCTGGCACTCGATAATCTTCTGACAATGATTCGAAAGCCTTTGATTTCTGCATTT
This portion of the Flavobacterium gelatinilyticum genome encodes:
- a CDS encoding nucleotidyltransferase, whose protein sequence is MARTRTQIKAEMTVPFMASESNASKYGFTAGASFDSEFSLVSLENILFEIVALAHFIHESFFDQHAKEVDQRLANEYPGTLPWYRTMALRFQFGFNLLGNTDKFDNSSATGAQIEDSKIIKYSAVNEVFDGQRVRVIIKIAGEENGVLTNFTDTAQIEAIENYFKRIKIAGTYLTIINYRADKLFLNLQIKRDALVLDASGMSKLNGNYPVVDALKEFMKELDFNGELKLSALIDKIQTVPGVIDATLFGAQSAWINPDAGDYGDPQPITISKIAESGYFEIVTFDNISYVV